One stretch of Arachis duranensis cultivar V14167 chromosome 1, aradu.V14167.gnm2.J7QH, whole genome shotgun sequence DNA includes these proteins:
- the LOC107466313 gene encoding alkaline ceramidase has translation MVETSSFWGPVTSTTECCEKNYVYLPYIAEFYNTISNIPTILLALIGLINAVRQRFEKRFSILHVSNMILAIGSMSYHATLQNVQQQSDETPMVWEVLLYMYILHSPDWHYRSTMPTFLFLYGVVFAIAHSVFRFSVGFKMHYVVLCLLCIPRMYKYYIYTQDVAAKRLAKLFIANLVLGSIFWFCDRFFCKEISSWPINPQGHALWHAFMGFSLYFANTFLMFCRAQQRGWSPKIVYFMGVLPYVKIEKPKGQ, from the exons ATGGTGGAAACTTCAAGCTTCTGGGGTCCAGTCACATCCACTACAGAGTGTTGTGAAAAGAACTATGTATATTTACCTTACATTGCAGAATTTTATAATACTATCTCCAACATTCCGACAATCCTTTTGGCTCTGATTGGTCTTATAAATGCTGTTAGACAGCGATTCGAGAAAAGATTTAGCATTCTTCATGTATCCAATATGATACTTGCCATTGGAAGTATGTCGTACCATGCGACACTGCAAAATGT GCAACAGCAAAGTGATGAAACTCCTATGGTATGGGAGGTGCTGCTGTACATGTACATTCTCCACTCTCCAGATTGGCATTATCGCAGTACGATGCCCACCTTCCTCTTTCTATACGGTGTTGTTTTTGCCATTGCACATTCAGTTTTCCGTTTTAGTGTTGGCTTCAAAATGCACTATGTCGTACTCTGTCTCCTCTGCATTCCAAGAATGTACAAGTATTACATTTACACTCAAGATGTTGCTGCCAAGCGGCTTGCAAAGCTATTTATAGCCAATCTTGTATTGGGCAGTATATTTTGGTTCTGTGATCGTTTCTTCTGCAAGGAGATATCCAGTTGGCCTATTAACCCACAGGGTCACGCTTTGTGGCATGCTTTCATGGGTTTCAGTTTGTACTTTGCAAACACATTCTTGATGTTTTGCCGTGCTCAACAGCGTGGGTGGTCTCCAAAAATTGTATATTTTATGGGTGTTTTACCCTATGTGAAGATTGAGAAACCAAAAGGACAGTGA
- the LOC107466323 gene encoding transcription initiation factor IIF subunit alpha, with amino-acid sequence MSMDLQLKASCGGCGSTTDLYGSNCKHMTLCLTCGKTMAEKKAKCIDCGATITRLIREYNVRASSTTDKNYFIGRFVTGLPNFSKKKSAENKWSLQKDGLQNRQITDALREKYKNKPWLLEDETGQSQYQGNLEGAQSATYYLLMMERKEFVARVVFLWYNFNKVAQYKQLTLEEAEEKIKNRKKTADGYERWMMKAANNGPAVFGERAKFEEKESTAGKGRKKGGDDDEGHVSDKGEEDEEEEATRKHRLGLDKRDGDDDEEGPRGGDLDQDDDDIEKGDDWEHEEIFTDDDEAVGNDPEEREDLAPEVPAPPEIKQDEEDEDEDNEDGGGLSKSGKELKMLLGRAGGMNESDAEDDDDDEDEDDDASIPAAFAPKQKDAPKEEPADNSPIKPAASGTARGTPSTSKSSKGKRKLNEDSKASNSAQPKKVKTENETKPTVKEENGSASKSNGPSKGTSPAPSSKAGSSSAASGPVSEEEIRAVLMQKTPVTTQVLVAKFKGRLKTSEEKTAFADLLRKMCKIPKGNGGSRYVILRDK; translated from the exons ATGTCGATGGACCTGCAACTGAAGGCGTCGTGCGGTGGATGTGGATCAACCACCGACCTTTACGGAAGCAATTGCAAGCACATGACTCTCTGTTTGACCTGCGGCAAGACCATGGCTGAGAAAAAGGCCAAATGCATCGATTGTGGCGCCACCATCACTCGCTTGATTCGA GAATATAATGTTCGTGCAAGCTCAACCACTGACAAAAATTACTTCATTGGAAGATTCGTGACTGGGTTGCCTAATTTCTCTAAGAAGAAAAGTGCTGAAAACAAGTGGTCCCTGCAGAAGGATGGACTGCAGAACCGCCAAATTACTGACGCTTTGCGG GAGAAGTACAAGAACAAGCCTTGGCTGTTGGAGGATGAAACGGGTCAGTCCCAATACCAGGGTAATCTCGAAGGTGCACAATCAGCTACATATTACCTTCTCATGATGGAAAGGAAGGAGTTTGTCGCCAGGGTGGTGTTCCTCT GGTACAACTTTAACAAGGTTGCACAGTATAAGCAATTGACTCTGGAGGAAGcagaagagaaaattaagaataGAAAGAAAACTGCAGATGGATATGAAAGATGGATGATGAAAGCTGCAAATAATGGACCTGCTGTATTTGGTGAACGTGCAAAATTTGAAGAGAAGGAGAGCACTGCCGGGAAAGGCCGCAAAAAgggtggtgatgatgatgagggtCATGTCTCTGATAAGGGAGAGGAGGACGAAGAGGAGGAGGCAACAAGGAAGCATAGACTTGGACTTGATAAAAGAGATGgcgatgatgatgaagaaggtcCAAGGGGAGGTGACCTTGAtcaggatgatgatgatattgagaAGG GTGATGATTGGGAACACGAAGAGATTTTCACTGATGATGATGAAGCTGTTGGCAATGATCCCGAGGAAAGGGAAGATTTGGCTCCTGAAGTTCCTGCTCCTCCTGAAATCAAGCAG gatgaggaggatgaggatgaagataATGAAGATGGAGGTGGTCTGAGTAAATCTGGGAAAGAGCTGAAGATGTTGCTTGGACGAGCTGGTGGCATGAATGAATCTGATGCCGAGGATGATGACGATGACGAAGAT GAGGATGACGATGCTAGCATCCCTGCTGCATTTGCTCCAAAGCAGAAGGATGCACCTAAGGAAGAGCCAGCTGACAATAGTCCGATAAAACCTGCAGCATCAGGAACTGCTCGGGGAACTCCCTCTACTTCTAAGTCTTCAAAGGGGAAGAGGAAATTAAATGAGGATTCAAAAGCATCTAATAGTGCACAACCAAAGAAAGTTAAAACAGAAAAC GAAACAAAACCAACTGTGAAAGAAGAAAATGGGTCTGCATCCAAAAGTAACGGTCCTTCAAAGGGTACATCACCAGCACCATCATCAAAGGCAGGGTCTTCTTCTGCAGCTTCTGGACCCGTGAGTGAAGAAGAAATCAGAGCTGTTTTAATGCAAAAGACTCCAGTAACCACACAAGTTCTCGTAGCCAAATTCAAAGGAAGACTAAAAACTTCTGAG GAGAAAACGGCTTTTGCGGACCTCCTGAGGAAAATGTGTAAGATACCGAAGGGTAATGGAGGATCCCGTTATGTTATTTTAAGAGATAAATGA